From Podospora bellae-mahoneyi strain CBS 112042 chromosome 5, whole genome shotgun sequence:
AGCTTCTGCAGCCGTTTCTGCTCTGTGAGTAGGTCGTCGCATTGGGCCTTGAAAGAGCTGGTTTGGTCGTCAACTGCCCGGAACGACTGGCTCAGGGATTCGAGAACCTTGAGAGCACTATTCGCATCTTCAACGAGGGTGCCCAAGTGTCGTTCGGTCATGACCAGCTGATCGTGGTACAACAGGAATTCCTGTTGACTTGCTTCCAGTAGCTCCTTGTCCAGCTCGGCATCGTGAGCGTCATGTTCGACCGGCAGCTTTGCCGCCACAGACTCCGGAACGCCCAATGCTTCCCATGTTCGGCCATGTcgtatcctcctccccttcttcttcttgtggTGTGGCTTTCCACCTATTTGGGCCTTGACGATGTCATAGAAATCCGAGTACGACTTTGCTCTTCGTGACAAGGTAGGTTCTGGTGGAGAATTGGtgtcttcttggtcttcgAAAAGAACTGGGAGCGATCCTGCGCCATCGACATTGTCTACACCCTGTACATATGGAGCTTGTCAGTCAAGAGTATTTCTTGAGTATATAGCTCCTGAGAGCCCAGGCCACTTACATTTGGAGGCTGGAGCAGTGACTTCTTTCTTTGGTGGCCTGAGCTTTGCGCCTgtcgctgctgttgttggtagTCGGGTACAAAGCTGTACCAGGAGTCTTCAAACATTTTTGTTTCTTAGCTCCCGTGGGATTCGGTCGATTTGTTGCTAACACCGGCTCCGGTGGCCGTCTCCGTATGTCTTCTCGGATGCCGCGTATATCTGGCCGCAACGCAACGGGCGGGACCCTTCACCGCGACCGACAGCACGCCCTGGCTCCCTAAAAGTGCCCCACAATGCAGTGGTGGGATGCGGGGCGCACGGGCCGCATGTTAAGCTCTTTGATGCCAAGACATGAGCTTGGGGACCCATCGTATTGAAGAAAAAGGTTCATGCCTGCTGCATCCGAAGACAGCCTCGTGAATACCCAGTGACCTCACCATCTCGGGCCATCACTGATATTTCAGTCGAACTCGGCTACCCAAGGCATTTTGGTGGTCAGGGTATGAAGCCGACGACAATCCGAGCTCTTCTGTTCTCTCACCTCTGACACAAAGGAATCTGGAAGCCAATCAGACCCGGCATATAAGTCAGCACTCAGAGACAGTTCAAGATAGCCTCGTCTGCCATGTATCGCACAGCCCTACGATGGACCGCCAGGACAGCAAAGCCTTCGCAATGGGTACGGCATTCGAGTACCGGGGGGGAAGCTCAGCCTCGCCGTTCCATCATCCCTCTCGTCGCTGGAGCTGTCCTTGTGGGAGCTGGCGTTGGTGGTTTCTGGGCTTACCAAAACTACTCCCAACTATCCAAGCAACAAGAACAGGCTAGAAGCCCTAAACAGGCAGAAAAGGCCGAGATTCTCCGTGAGAAACCACGGAAGAAGGCAAAGTCTAGGGAGGAGAGCAATGAACTGATCAGCCCTCAACATGTCCAAGTCAAGCACAGTCATGACCACCCCGGCGTCTATGCTTGGGGTTCCAATGTGGGCAAGGTTGCTGCTCCTGACTCCAAGGAATCCAACATCAAGACACCACGGAGGATTCCCTTCTTTGACGGCCAGATTCTCAGGGATTTGAAGCTGGAACGAGACTTTGGCGTGGCAGTCAACGAGAAAGGTGACCTAGTTCAGTGGGGTGTCGGCTACAACAGAGATGCCCCCGGCCCGGAAGTTACCCTCAGGGGCAAAGATGTCACCAAGATCGCCGTCTCCCGGGACCGTGTCATTGCCCTCTCGTCCAACGGACAAGTCTACTCCATTCCTGTTGCCAAAGCTGACCAGGCCTTTGCCGAAAACACACCAAACTCTCATTCTTCCTGGTCCATTTGGTCCGGCACCCCCAGCCTCACCCAGCACTACAGGACCCTCAAGCCTGCCAACCTGGGTTGGAACGAACAAGTGGTCGATGTCAAGTCCGGCCTTGAACACTGTCTGATGCTCACCTCCAGAGGTCGCGTcttctcggccgcctctaGCACAGAGGACTTTCCTTCCCGAGGTCAGCTCGGTGTTCCTGGGCTGACGTGGCAAAACCGCCCAGCTGGACCATATGACCAGCCTCACGAGGTCGGCGGACTGCGCGGTTTCAAGGTCAG
This genomic window contains:
- a CDS encoding hypothetical protein (EggNog:ENOG503P0DS; COG:D; COG:Z), which encodes MYRTALRWTARTAKPSQWVRHSSTGGEAQPRRSIIPLVAGAVLVGAGVGGFWAYQNYSQLSKQQEQARSPKQAEKAEILREKPRKKAKSREESNELISPQHVQVKHSHDHPGVYAWGSNVGKVAAPDSKESNIKTPRRIPFFDGQILRDLKLERDFGVAVNEKGDLVQWGVGYNRDAPGPEVTLRGKDVTKIAVSRDRVIALSSNGQVYSIPVAKADQAFAENTPNSHSSWSIWSGTPSLTQHYRTLKPANLGWNEQVVDVKSGLEHCLMLTSRGRVFSAASSTEDFPSRGQLGVPGLTWQNRPAGPYDQPHEVGGLRGFKVREIATGDYHSLALDNEGRVFSFGDNTVGQLGFKTDLTATHIDTPSLLPVNQLYAGTNLKPKVTSIAAGGLSSFFTVDATKVQSESGSEVMPASELGRVVAETWACGSGIHGELGTGKWLHVSVAPSKVKALSDLYEYDEATNTVHPIRLSKIAVGSTHVCAVMDNVHDSKRNSKGGPQFGNDVLFWGGNESYQLGTGKRNNTNVPIYIGALDGDRVGAGKMDGELGRNRLQIAPRARVNLLTDKGGKAGKGRQVDVEQRVECGRCVSAVYSAV